One Rosa chinensis cultivar Old Blush chromosome 3, RchiOBHm-V2, whole genome shotgun sequence DNA window includes the following coding sequences:
- the LOC112193134 gene encoding 33 kDa ribonucleoprotein, chloroplastic, with the protein MPMRATSLRSSTFFPKNISLPIPLVMSTSSLSVASTSTTCSSSLCNKISNFSLTPIPTHLQPQFKPLKPLKLKAHFSYFSRLSSLHHFRRPFSALDGLEVEEGNESSEEEGEEQKDPQAELLEEDEVEEEKEEPKEAGSDRSDAGRLYVGNLPYSMTSTQLSEIFGEAGTVTYSEIIYDRVTDRSRGFGFVTMSNVEEAQEAIRMFDGSQVGGRTVRVNFPEVPRGGEREILGPKIRNPGYKVYIDSPNKIYAGNLGWGLTSQGLKDAFEGQPGLLGAKVIYERGSGRSRGFGFVTFDTAAAAEAAVTAMNGVEVDGRALRLNMASERARIVTVTPPPASETSTENTEASELASPSASETTAEDTTDSGEVVSSPASETTAEDADSSELISSVSI; encoded by the exons ATGCCCATGAGAGCCACCTCTTTACGAAGCTCAACCTTCTTCCCCAAAAACATTTCTTTACCAATTCCTCTAGTAATGTCGACCTCTTCTCTATCAGTGGCTTCCACAAGTACTACTTGCTCTTCTTCACTTTGCAACAAAATCTCTAACTTTTCACTCACCCCAATCCCCACCCACTTACAACCTCAATTTAAACCCCTTAAACCCCTGAAGCTGAAAGCCCATTTCTCCTACTTCTCTCGTCTCTCATCTCTCCACCATTTCCGCCGCCCCTTTTCGGCCTTAGACGGCCTCGAAGTCGAAGAAGGAAATGAAAGCtcggaggaagaaggagaagaacaaaagGACCCACAAGCAGAATTGCTTGAAGAAGAcgaagtagaagaagaaaaagaagagccaAAGGAAGCAGGGTCTGACAGAAGTGACGCTGGGAGGCTCTATGTGGGGAACTTGCCTTATTCTATGACTTCTACCCAGTTGTCTGAGATTTTCGGCGAGGCCGGTACTGTCACTTATTCAGAG ATTATTTATGATAGAGTTACTGATAGGAGCAGGGGATTTGGGTTTGTTACAATGTCGAACGTTGAGGAAGCTCAAGAGGCCATTCGGATGTTCGATGGTTCT CAAGTAGGCGGCCGAACTGTGAGGGTAAACTTCCCAGAAGTGCCGAGAGGGGGTGAAAGGGAAATTTTGGGACCCAAGATAAGGAATCCTGGCTACAAGGTCTACATAGATAGCCCTAATAAGATCTATGCGGGAAACCTTGGTTGGGGCCTGACTTCCCAGGGTCTTAAAGATGCCTTTGAAGGCCAGCCAGGGCTGTTGGGTGCCAAGGTCATTTATGAGAGGGGTTCAGGAAGATCTCGAGGTTTTGGATTCGTCACTTTCGACACTGCTGCCGCTGCAGAAGCTGCTGTGACTGCCATGAATGGAGTG GAGGTTGATGGGCGGGCTTTGCGACTAAACATGGCTTCAGAAAGGGCTAGGATTGTAACTGTTACTCCACCTCCAGCATCGGAAACTAGTACAGAAAACACAGAGGCCAGTGAATTGGCTTCTCCCTCAGCATCTGAAACTACTGCAGAAGACACTACAGACAGTGGTGAAGTGGTTTCTTCCCCAGCATCAGAAACAACTGCAGAAGATGCAGACAGCAGTGAATTGATTTCCAGTGTTAGCATCTGA
- the LOC112193524 gene encoding uncharacterized protein LOC112193524 yields MESNIMLKNQNLDAFDILRKAFVISSRNINFFLFTIFASLPLFCFLVYYQPFLQIFQDQVSEILKQPAFVYYFEDYMFNWSLPFDATPEWNKGFPGELIQQALLYLVPFHLLELITMLAIANLASKIYKEERPMSLKEMVRTQPFDKSGLKAFFITSVYVLVLSTCSELLGFVWSAASYSFAFSIVISILEGIHGTRAFGLVTYLSTGNEWGGFLLMLIFFAWEVTLRLPCLYFGCKGRGNEMFVAQSSLLCLGNVFKLVVFVIYFHDCKNRVLEKRLMIKAKRAGYQSCV; encoded by the exons ATGGAGAGCAACATAATGTTGAAGAACCAGAATCTGGATGCCTTTGATATTCTTAGAAAAGCTTTTGTTATCTCTTCCAGAAACATTAACTTCTTTCTCTTCACTATTTTCGCTTCCCTTCCTCTCTTCTGTTTCTTGGTTTACTATCAACCTTTTCTACAAATATTCCAGGATCAAGTATCAGAAATTCTAAAACAACCGGCCTTTGTTTATTATTTTGAGGACTACATGTTTAATTGGTCATTACCATTTGATGCAACCCCGGAATGGAACAAAGGGTTTCCTGGTGAGTTGATTCAACAAGCACTTCTCTATCTGGTGCCTTTCCATCTCCTAGAGCTCATCACCATGCTTGCAATTGCTAATTTGGCCTCGAAGATATATAAAGAAGAGAGACCAATGAGTCTGAAGGAGATGGTGCGTACACAACCTTTCGACAAATCTGGACTGAAAGCCTTTTTCATCACATCTGTCTATGTTCTCGTCTTGTCCACCTGTAGTGAGCTACTCGGATTTGTATGGTCAGCTGCAAGCTACTCTTTTGCATTCAG TATTGTGATTTCGATATTGGAGGGGATACATGGAACCAGGGCATTTGGTCTAGTAACGTATCTAAGCACTGGCAACGAGTGGGGAGGGTTTcttttgatgttgattttctttGCTTGGGAAGTAACTTTAAGGTTGCCATGTCTCTATTTTGGCTGCAAAGGAAGGGGGAATGAAATGTTTGTTGCACAGAGTAGCTTGTTGTGCTTAGGAAATGTGTTCAAGTTGGTCGTCTTTGTTATATATTTCCACGATTGCAAGAACCGGGTTTTAGAAAAGAGGTTGATGATCAAGGCTAAAAGAGCTGGTTATCAGAGCTGTGTATGA